A genomic window from Sphingobacterium spiritivorum includes:
- a CDS encoding SusC/RagA family TonB-linked outer membrane protein, with translation MNQNKMYGHFMSCFRAVLLFLLACPYLASAQSGLVIRGLVSENGNTATPLTGVSILEKGSSNATTTDDKGRFEIEVKDEKAVLIFSFIGMKSQEVAVGKQRDLRILLSASGEELEEVVVTGYGTQRKSDLTGSVAVVSSKELLNVPVNNALQALKGKVAGVNVFLNSGSPTGSPRVLIRGLGTINSSSSPLYVIDGVVMENMQFLNPNDIERMEVLKDASSTAIYGARGANGVILITTKRGATSDGVVVGYDGFVSIGVLPKKLELLNAKEFLEVIKRGFDNYSKYNPTGTAPVFTTSDPRLFDAQGNPLYDTDWQDEATRTALSHNHQLSVLGKGEKSSFGAFMNYAKTEGIMLNNWLERINGKLAYDAKPKKWLSMGTNVLVNYTRGNEFEEDGGHQMPRRSMLEMPPIFPVRFPDGTWAHSGMITDPYSLESIPNPVHVLTTQDRLRKRTQIFGNTYLTFHILPGLDLRTQFGFDKNDNLIQNYDPTDLINISAPLGYAYIENQHSFYWQEETYLNYNKDFGDHRINGVIGLSWQERRAENNWISAKGFSDNFFRYNSIQAASQPGAPGSLYDRWAMNSYFLRGSYSYKSKYLLTFTGRIDGSSRFGENNKYGVFPSAGIGWVISEEPFLKDVSAINELKLRSSYGVTGNTEIPTYQSLGTISSETTLINGTRVSQSYINRLPNPNLEWEKSKQFDIGMDLALFDRRLKLGLDYYHKLTTDLLLDRPVPSSTGFMAVRDNIGSVSNKGVEVLVSAVPVKTSDFNWESTLNFTYNKNQIEALGANNEDIFPGPNWVSGSQTILRVGESLSSFWGYRRLGTWGTAEAAEAAKVGAIPGEAKRSAERTIIGKGLPDWTGSFINNFRYKQLDLGVDMQFVYGVDILQQFFHSTEDRTGYSNGFRRTLYDSWTEQNQNTMIQQIRNGPYSGQNSEVDDHWVANGSFLRVNAISLGYTFHNDQLQKWGLKNWRVYASVQNAFLITSDSFKGYDPEATSWGDNQWGQNIFFHQYPKPRTFTIGTSFQF, from the coding sequence ATGAATCAAAACAAAATGTATGGACATTTTATGTCCTGTTTCCGGGCAGTGCTGCTCTTTTTGCTCGCCTGTCCGTATCTTGCATCAGCCCAGAGCGGGCTTGTAATACGAGGGCTGGTCTCTGAAAACGGAAATACAGCCACTCCCTTGACAGGTGTCAGCATACTGGAGAAAGGGAGTTCCAATGCGACAACGACAGATGATAAAGGCCGGTTTGAGATCGAAGTTAAGGATGAAAAAGCTGTTCTTATTTTTAGTTTTATCGGTATGAAATCTCAGGAGGTTGCTGTCGGAAAGCAAAGAGATCTGCGTATCCTGTTGTCCGCATCGGGAGAAGAGCTGGAAGAAGTGGTGGTCACAGGATACGGTACGCAGCGTAAATCTGATCTGACAGGTTCGGTTGCTGTGGTATCTTCCAAAGAACTGCTGAATGTACCTGTCAATAATGCTTTGCAAGCCTTAAAAGGTAAAGTAGCCGGAGTAAATGTATTTCTCAATTCCGGATCTCCAACAGGAAGTCCCCGTGTGCTGATTCGCGGGTTGGGAACGATCAATTCGTCTTCAAGTCCGTTATATGTCATTGACGGTGTAGTCATGGAGAATATGCAGTTTCTCAATCCAAACGATATCGAACGTATGGAAGTACTGAAGGATGCATCTTCTACAGCGATTTATGGAGCCAGAGGCGCTAATGGCGTTATTCTGATCACAACCAAAAGGGGTGCCACGTCAGATGGCGTAGTGGTCGGTTATGATGGTTTTGTGAGTATAGGGGTATTGCCTAAAAAACTGGAGTTGCTGAATGCTAAGGAATTTCTGGAAGTCATTAAAAGAGGTTTTGACAATTACAGTAAATATAATCCTACAGGCACGGCTCCAGTATTTACAACTTCGGATCCCCGACTGTTTGACGCACAGGGCAATCCTTTGTATGACACAGACTGGCAGGATGAAGCTACCCGTACCGCACTGTCTCATAATCATCAGCTGTCAGTATTAGGCAAGGGTGAAAAGTCTTCATTTGGTGCATTTATGAATTATGCCAAGACCGAAGGGATCATGCTCAACAACTGGCTGGAACGGATCAATGGTAAACTGGCTTATGATGCCAAACCTAAAAAATGGTTGTCTATGGGTACAAATGTACTCGTAAACTATACCCGCGGAAATGAGTTTGAAGAAGATGGAGGACATCAGATGCCCCGACGTTCTATGCTGGAAATGCCTCCGATATTTCCGGTCAGATTTCCGGACGGAACCTGGGCACACAGCGGCATGATCACAGATCCATATTCTTTGGAGTCTATCCCGAATCCTGTACATGTATTGACAACTCAGGACCGGTTACGTAAGCGCACACAGATTTTTGGCAATACCTATCTGACTTTTCATATTCTTCCGGGACTGGATCTGCGTACGCAGTTCGGATTTGATAAAAATGATAATCTGATCCAAAATTATGATCCTACAGATCTGATCAATATTTCTGCTCCGCTGGGCTATGCGTATATAGAAAATCAACATTCTTTTTACTGGCAGGAAGAGACTTATCTGAATTATAACAAGGATTTTGGGGATCATCGTATCAACGGTGTGATCGGTCTCAGCTGGCAGGAAAGAAGAGCGGAGAATAACTGGATATCGGCTAAAGGATTTTCCGATAATTTCTTCCGTTACAATAGCATTCAGGCTGCAAGTCAACCAGGTGCTCCAGGGTCATTATATGACAGATGGGCGATGAATTCTTACTTTCTGAGGGGGAGTTACAGCTATAAAAGTAAATATCTTCTCACTTTTACAGGACGTATTGACGGATCTTCGCGGTTTGGTGAAAACAACAAATACGGTGTGTTCCCTTCTGCAGGTATCGGTTGGGTAATTTCAGAAGAACCGTTTCTGAAAGATGTATCTGCCATCAATGAGTTGAAGCTGCGCTCAAGCTATGGTGTCACCGGGAATACAGAGATTCCGACTTATCAGTCTTTAGGTACCATATCTTCTGAAACGACACTGATCAATGGCACACGTGTATCCCAGAGTTATATTAACAGACTTCCGAATCCTAATCTGGAATGGGAAAAATCAAAGCAATTTGATATCGGGATGGATCTGGCCCTGTTTGACAGACGTCTGAAACTGGGATTGGATTACTACCACAAGCTGACTACAGATCTGTTGCTGGACAGACCTGTGCCTTCGTCCACCGGATTTATGGCTGTACGGGATAATATCGGATCTGTATCCAACAAGGGGGTAGAGGTATTGGTGAGTGCCGTGCCGGTCAAAACTTCTGATTTCAACTGGGAATCAACTTTGAATTTTACCTATAATAAGAATCAGATCGAAGCGCTCGGAGCGAATAATGAAGATATTTTTCCCGGGCCTAACTGGGTGTCCGGCAGCCAGACTATTTTGCGTGTCGGAGAAAGTCTGAGTTCATTCTGGGGATACAGAAGATTAGGGACATGGGGTACAGCGGAGGCTGCAGAAGCGGCCAAAGTCGGTGCTATCCCGGGCGAAGCCAAACGCAGTGCCGAGCGGACCATTATCGGTAAAGGGTTGCCGGACTGGACGGGAAGTTTTATTAACAATTTCAGATACAAACAACTGGATCTGGGAGTGGATATGCAGTTTGTATACGGAGTGGATATCCTGCAGCAGTTTTTTCATTCTACCGAAGACCGTACTGGTTATTCCAACGGCTTTCGCAGAACATTGTACGATAGCTGGACGGAGCAGAATCAAAATACAATGATTCAGCAGATCCGCAACGGTCCGTATTCGGGACAAAACAGTGAAGTAGATGATCATTGGGTTGCAAACGGTTCTTTCTTACGGGTGAATGCCATTAGTCTGGGCTATACTTTTCACAATGATCAGTTGCAAAAGTGGGGTCTTAAGAACTGGAGAGTATATGCAAGTGTACAAAATGCATTTTTGATTACTTCGGACAGCTTTAAAGGATATGATCCTGAAGCAACTTCATGGGGTGATAATCAATGGGGACAAAATATATTTTTTCACCAATATCCTAAGCCCCGCACATTTACGATAGGTACAAGCTTTCAGTTTTAG
- a CDS encoding GH92 family glycosyl hydrolase: MNIIKISCLICLLLGCVFQTKAQHIAKVIWQIGKKDHSPAGMALSSDAYKQFIEKDFGFEDRSFMIGHSDSQTDWPYVLPGPVNSWGGTGPTAGIRSHFLNIDFGLEHLSAKDKFGFEINILQTDPKEAPSFKISVNGKPYHFPLKKGNGHENPVGPFDRAENQNIRIEIPEGLLKDGSNHITLTTLQGGWLVFDDLALYGPPHVHILKPGTAWLKSVSPADYETEKQNKKFQALLVDVSSLKEHAQLEVMLDGNSILKQYLDTGRYVLEALMPAVKNPKTSRYEIRADGMKIGAGTVKRSAQKLVSPADYVNTMMGTAHSRWMIAPGPWMPFGMVKLSPDNQRSGWQAGYDPTIESIGTFSHIHEWTMTGLGTFPVSGKLNIHMGDQDNPDSGYRSRIDKTTEKAPLGYYRVDLTDYDITAELTAGTRTSFQKYTYHRADTGRIMIDLQLPTEYDYKIKAVKLTKISDYRIEGVSRQLSQHVWSGDIDQEYNVHFVMEFDRPIKNFGYWKNGQVLRQQTLDESEVSDAGMYFEFDTRTNKTVQLRTGISYVSIANAALNLQEEISKPFGWSFDKVYARQRQVWNEQLGRISINSNDQLQKERFYTNMYRSLASRNTFSDVDGSWVSADEKIRKLPGSTDVALGCDAFWNTFWNLNQFWNLVTPEWSSKWVRSQLAMYDANGWLAKGPAGMEYIPVMVAEHEIPLMVSAYQMGIRDYDVHKSFEAMVKMQTTASAPVEGGYAGNRDLMTYLQHQYVPYDQGRFSNSLEYSFDDWTVSQMARSLNKEKEFIQFRERGSWWKNAIDTVTGYARMRDAKGDWYKEFDPFKSGANEHYVEGNAWQLTFFVPQDIPGLAKRIGQDTFLKRLEWGFEESYKWRFNGPNDQYWDYPVVQGNQQSMHFAFLFNWVGRPWLTQKWSRAIMERYYGHGLSNAYLGDEDQGQMSAWFVMNALGLFQMDGGTRVDPIYEIGSPLFEKVTLDLGNRYGRGKEFVIEARNTSKKNMYIQKATLNGVELNNCWFPASEVLKGGTLILEMGSMPNKNWGTGGIPVAQ, encoded by the coding sequence GTGAACATAATTAAAATAAGTTGTCTGATCTGTTTGTTGTTAGGCTGTGTTTTTCAGACAAAGGCACAGCACATCGCTAAAGTGATCTGGCAGATAGGAAAGAAAGATCATAGTCCGGCAGGAATGGCATTGTCTTCCGATGCCTATAAACAATTTATTGAGAAAGATTTTGGATTTGAAGACCGGTCATTTATGATCGGTCATTCAGATAGTCAGACCGATTGGCCTTATGTCTTGCCCGGACCGGTCAACAGCTGGGGAGGAACGGGACCAACTGCAGGTATACGTTCCCATTTTTTGAATATTGATTTTGGACTCGAGCACCTCTCTGCAAAGGATAAATTCGGTTTTGAAATCAATATTTTGCAGACCGATCCCAAGGAGGCTCCCTCATTTAAGATATCTGTCAATGGTAAACCATACCACTTTCCGCTTAAGAAGGGAAATGGCCACGAAAATCCGGTAGGTCCGTTTGACCGGGCCGAAAACCAAAACATTCGGATTGAAATCCCTGAGGGACTATTGAAAGACGGTTCAAACCATATCACATTGACTACCCTGCAGGGCGGATGGCTGGTATTTGATGATTTGGCACTCTACGGTCCGCCACATGTCCATATCCTGAAACCTGGTACCGCCTGGTTGAAGTCCGTATCTCCTGCGGATTATGAAACAGAGAAGCAAAATAAAAAATTTCAGGCTCTTTTAGTGGATGTGTCATCCCTGAAAGAACATGCGCAACTAGAGGTTATGCTCGATGGAAACAGCATTCTGAAGCAGTATCTGGATACCGGAAGGTATGTCCTGGAAGCTCTTATGCCGGCAGTGAAAAATCCCAAAACAAGTCGTTACGAAATCCGTGCAGACGGAATGAAAATAGGAGCAGGGACGGTGAAACGGTCGGCACAAAAGCTCGTTAGTCCGGCCGACTATGTCAACACGATGATGGGAACAGCACATTCCAGATGGATGATTGCGCCGGGACCCTGGATGCCCTTCGGTATGGTCAAGCTCAGTCCCGACAATCAGCGAAGCGGATGGCAGGCCGGATATGATCCTACTATAGAATCTATCGGAACATTCAGCCATATCCACGAATGGACGATGACAGGTCTGGGTACTTTTCCGGTATCAGGAAAGCTTAATATTCATATGGGTGATCAGGATAATCCGGATAGCGGATACAGATCACGCATCGATAAGACAACCGAAAAGGCTCCTTTGGGGTATTATCGAGTGGATCTGACGGATTATGATATTACAGCTGAACTGACAGCAGGTACACGAACCAGCTTCCAGAAGTATACGTATCATCGTGCGGATACCGGGCGGATCATGATTGATCTGCAATTGCCTACAGAGTATGATTACAAAATCAAAGCCGTAAAGCTGACCAAAATAAGCGATTACCGCATAGAGGGAGTGAGCAGACAACTGTCCCAGCACGTATGGTCCGGAGATATTGATCAGGAGTATAATGTACATTTTGTAATGGAATTTGACCGTCCGATCAAGAATTTCGGATATTGGAAAAACGGGCAGGTACTGAGGCAGCAAACACTGGATGAATCGGAAGTAAGCGATGCCGGAATGTATTTCGAGTTTGATACCAGAACAAATAAAACTGTACAGTTGCGAACCGGAATCTCTTATGTGAGTATCGCAAATGCAGCTTTGAATCTGCAAGAGGAGATCAGTAAGCCATTTGGCTGGTCCTTTGACAAGGTATATGCCCGTCAAAGGCAGGTATGGAATGAACAATTGGGACGAATTTCGATAAATTCAAATGATCAGTTGCAAAAGGAGCGTTTTTATACCAATATGTACCGTTCTCTTGCCAGCAGAAATACATTCAGTGATGTGGACGGAAGCTGGGTTTCTGCTGATGAAAAGATTCGCAAACTTCCCGGCTCCACGGATGTGGCGCTCGGATGTGATGCTTTTTGGAATACGTTCTGGAACCTGAATCAGTTCTGGAATCTGGTGACTCCGGAATGGTCAAGCAAATGGGTACGCTCACAGCTGGCCATGTATGACGCCAATGGCTGGCTGGCTAAAGGCCCTGCTGGTATGGAGTATATTCCTGTAATGGTAGCCGAGCACGAAATACCTCTTATGGTAAGTGCTTATCAGATGGGAATCCGGGATTATGATGTGCACAAATCGTTTGAAGCAATGGTCAAAATGCAGACTACAGCATCTGCTCCGGTTGAAGGCGGGTATGCCGGCAACAGGGATCTGATGACGTATCTGCAACATCAGTATGTACCCTATGATCAGGGACGGTTTTCCAATTCACTGGAATATAGCTTTGACGACTGGACTGTTTCGCAAATGGCCAGATCCTTAAATAAGGAAAAGGAATTTATTCAATTCAGAGAACGCGGATCATGGTGGAAAAATGCAATCGATACCGTGACCGGCTATGCCCGCATGCGGGATGCTAAGGGAGATTGGTATAAGGAGTTTGATCCGTTTAAATCGGGTGCCAACGAACATTATGTTGAAGGAAATGCCTGGCAGCTCACTTTTTTTGTGCCACAGGATATACCGGGATTAGCAAAACGTATCGGACAGGATACATTTCTGAAACGGTTGGAGTGGGGATTTGAGGAAAGTTACAAATGGCGCTTTAATGGTCCGAATGATCAGTACTGGGATTATCCGGTCGTACAGGGTAATCAGCAATCTATGCATTTTGCATTTCTGTTTAACTGGGTCGGACGGCCCTGGCTTACGCAAAAATGGAGCCGGGCAATTATGGAACGCTATTACGGACATGGCTTATCTAATGCTTACCTTGGCGATGAGGATCAGGGTCAGATGAGTGCCTGGTTTGTGATGAATGCTCTCGGATTGTTTCAGATGGACGGAGGGACCAGAGTAGATCCGATTTATGAGATAGGAAGTCCGCTGTTTGAGAAAGTGACCCTTGATCTCGGTAACCGGTATGGCAGGGGAAAAGAGTTTGTGATCGAAGCCCGGAATACCAGTAAAAAGAATATGTATATCCAGAAAGCTACCTTAAATGGAGTGGAACTTAATAACTGCTGGTTTCCTGCTTCAGAAGTATTGAAAGGTGGTACGCTGATATTGGAAATGGGATCCATGCCTAACAAAAACTGGGGAACGGGAGGTATTCCGGTTGCACAGTAA
- a CDS encoding amylo-alpha-1,6-glucosidase → MNRIALLALAGLLTACGSSGGKTDSAALSKRIEADSSLQIVKDKALEIVKSGFNAGDGYSEVWIRDYNTFITVATKVHPHELIKEQLLTFLRLQGEDGNIADGFVTKASLKGKPSDYYTITNVLAPQFAAHKNTVETDQETSLIQAVHKYIKATNDTSFLETEVGTSTVKERMEHAMDFLMKHRYNEKYGLLWGATTADWGDVQPEHDWGVHLDENSHLAIDIYDNAMFLIALDNYMDMIPAAANRWKLIREQIAGSTMQHLWDDKNQKFIPHIYLTTSPFDKNFDENQIYYHGGTAVAIEANLLSKEQIKTSLDKMIANVKASGAATIGLTLYPTYPEGSFKNKGMHPYGYQNGGDWTWFGGRMIQQLVKNGFEKEAYEQIKPMLDRVIANKGFFEWYTKDNKPKGSGTFRGEAGVLYDAIVMLEQAQK, encoded by the coding sequence ATGAATAGAATAGCCTTATTAGCCTTAGCAGGTCTGCTCACTGCATGTGGATCTTCTGGCGGCAAGACAGACTCAGCCGCGCTGTCCAAGCGTATAGAAGCAGACTCTTCGCTACAGATCGTCAAAGATAAAGCGCTGGAAATCGTAAAATCCGGATTCAATGCCGGAGACGGATACAGTGAAGTATGGATCAGAGATTACAATACATTTATCACAGTCGCCACAAAAGTACATCCTCATGAATTGATTAAGGAACAACTGCTTACGTTTTTACGCTTACAGGGGGAAGATGGTAATATTGCAGACGGTTTTGTCACAAAAGCAAGTCTTAAAGGCAAGCCTTCAGATTATTACACGATTACCAATGTGCTTGCTCCGCAGTTTGCAGCCCATAAGAATACGGTAGAAACAGATCAGGAAACATCTCTTATACAAGCAGTACACAAATACATCAAAGCAACAAACGATACCAGCTTTCTGGAAACCGAAGTTGGCACTTCTACTGTAAAGGAACGTATGGAACATGCGATGGATTTTCTGATGAAGCACCGATACAATGAGAAGTACGGCCTGCTCTGGGGAGCAACGACTGCAGACTGGGGTGACGTACAGCCGGAACATGACTGGGGTGTCCATCTGGATGAAAATTCTCATCTCGCTATCGATATCTATGACAATGCTATGTTTCTGATCGCATTGGACAATTATATGGATATGATTCCTGCGGCGGCTAACAGATGGAAATTGATACGGGAGCAGATAGCAGGCAGCACAATGCAACATTTATGGGATGACAAGAATCAGAAGTTTATACCCCATATCTACCTGACTACTTCTCCATTTGACAAGAATTTTGATGAAAATCAGATCTACTATCACGGAGGAACAGCGGTAGCAATAGAAGCTAATTTACTATCCAAGGAACAAATCAAAACATCTCTTGATAAAATGATTGCCAATGTCAAAGCTTCCGGAGCGGCGACCATTGGACTGACCTTATACCCGACCTATCCGGAAGGATCATTCAAAAATAAAGGTATGCACCCTTATGGTTATCAGAATGGTGGTGACTGGACATGGTTTGGCGGAAGAATGATTCAGCAACTGGTCAAAAACGGATTTGAAAAGGAGGCTTACGAACAGATAAAACCTATGCTTGACAGGGTCATCGCCAATAAGGGATTTTTTGAATGGTATACCAAAGACAATAAGCCTAAAGGGTCAGGAACATTTCGGGGTGAGGCAGGTGTATTATACGATGCCATTGTAATGTTGGAGCAGGCACAGAAATAA
- a CDS encoding class I mannose-6-phosphate isomerase — METEVKDNSINYTILPTHKAKGHIYSGYDSLATALSEESLYILDGYIGVNWQEIVEGLETAFRKIAVNVRFIPFETALKETHEIEDMVQPFLGADDPLFGYRTDLSITDFYDLEKVKMLVPAHAEGLTILYGTGAACYNTKAPIAYFDLPKNVLSQRMRQGKVDNLGADFQDDKKQIYKRFYFVDWVVLNKHKKNILPRTTIMADQQLKERISWMYGKDLRDTLKDMSTSFFRVRPWFEPGVWGGQWMKKHMKQLDQNVENYAWSFEMIVPENGLVLADGDHLLEVSFDQLMYTAGEQVLGKAHNRFGDEFPIRFDFLDTFDGGNLSIQCHPGTQYAKDQFGENFTQDETYYIVDCEENAEVYLGFQQDIQPDNFRKALEESFENGTAIEIEKYVQKFTAQKHDLYLIPNGTVHASGKNNLVLEISATPYIFTFKMYDWVRPDLDGKPRPLNIARAFENLDFSRKGTVVQDTLISKPKETALDVNTNYIDLPTHEQHFYTICRYDFTDQVSVETKGQCHILMLVEGSAIELTTADGKQEVFHFVETFAVPAAAGSYRLRNLGETQAKVIVSFVKDEAC, encoded by the coding sequence ATGGAAACCGAAGTAAAAGATAACAGCATAAACTATACTATATTGCCCACACATAAAGCCAAAGGTCACATCTATAGCGGATATGATTCTCTGGCCACAGCTCTGTCTGAAGAATCACTCTATATACTTGACGGATATATCGGAGTGAACTGGCAGGAAATTGTTGAAGGGCTTGAAACTGCTTTTCGCAAAATTGCGGTAAATGTCCGTTTTATACCTTTCGAAACGGCCCTGAAAGAAACACATGAAATCGAGGATATGGTACAGCCTTTTTTAGGTGCTGATGACCCCCTGTTCGGTTACAGAACGGATCTGTCCATCACAGATTTTTATGATCTGGAAAAAGTAAAAATGCTTGTACCCGCGCATGCTGAAGGATTGACGATACTATACGGTACAGGCGCAGCATGTTACAATACAAAGGCTCCCATTGCCTACTTTGATTTACCTAAAAATGTACTTTCGCAGCGCATGCGTCAGGGGAAGGTTGACAATCTTGGTGCAGATTTTCAGGACGACAAGAAGCAGATTTACAAGCGGTTTTATTTTGTGGATTGGGTAGTATTGAATAAGCATAAGAAAAATATATTACCCCGGACAACCATTATGGCGGATCAGCAGCTGAAGGAACGTATCTCCTGGATGTACGGCAAGGATCTGCGTGACACCCTGAAAGATATGTCTACCTCCTTCTTCAGAGTAAGACCCTGGTTTGAGCCGGGCGTCTGGGGCGGACAATGGATGAAAAAACACATGAAGCAGTTGGATCAGAACGTAGAAAATTACGCCTGGTCTTTTGAGATGATCGTTCCGGAAAACGGACTGGTATTAGCTGACGGAGATCATCTTCTGGAAGTTTCCTTTGATCAGTTGATGTATACTGCCGGCGAACAGGTGCTGGGCAAAGCGCATAACCGGTTCGGAGATGAATTTCCGATACGCTTTGATTTCCTGGATACGTTTGACGGAGGGAACCTTTCTATACAGTGCCATCCGGGCACACAATATGCGAAAGATCAGTTCGGCGAAAATTTCACACAGGACGAAACCTACTATATTGTCGACTGTGAGGAAAATGCAGAAGTGTATCTGGGATTTCAACAGGATATACAGCCTGATAACTTCCGAAAAGCACTCGAAGAAAGTTTTGAAAACGGCACTGCTATCGAAATTGAAAAGTATGTTCAGAAATTCACGGCTCAGAAACATGATCTCTACCTGATCCCCAACGGTACAGTACACGCATCCGGAAAAAACAATCTGGTGCTCGAAATCAGCGCCACACCTTATATTTTCACCTTCAAAATGTACGATTGGGTACGTCCGGATCTGGATGGGAAGCCCAGACCACTCAATATAGCACGTGCATTTGAAAATCTGGATTTTTCACGTAAAGGAACCGTAGTACAGGATACATTGATATCCAAACCAAAGGAAACGGCATTGGATGTAAATACAAACTATATAGATCTGCCGACTCACGAACAGCATTTCTATACGATTTGCAGATATGACTTTACTGATCAGGTATCCGTAGAGACAAAAGGACAATGCCATATCCTCATGCTGGTAGAAGGCTCGGCAATAGAACTGACTACCGCAGACGGAAAACAAGAGGTCTTTCATTTTGTAGAAACGTTTGCTGTACCTGCTGCTGCAGGCTCATACAGGCTGCGTAATCTGGGCGAAACACAGGCAAAAGTAATTGTATCATTTGTCAAAGATGAAGCCTGCTAA
- a CDS encoding RagB/SusD family nutrient uptake outer membrane protein, producing MKPTIILLIITLAMMTSCKKFLEENPKDELAGNQYFTQPEHATNAVNGLYRNGAPQLYDGAGAHYSGSKMFFGPYLTGYIDNDFKGQEVHVQHAQNMTFNATNLSTYFHDIWSTLYRGISRANNAIKYIPTTPGLSDIQRSQLLAEAYFFRAQGYFQLVRMFGDVPLITEPYENLENINVKRTPVKDVYTLIVQDLTFAVNQGNLPDKTMSANAGRVSKGTAATLLADVYLTMSGYPLQQNEYAKSAAIARAIIRSGVYQLTTHYRNPDGSVNLKSTAYNKLRLVDNVSNEYIYSYEFTVGISTSTHAHWAFPTISTSATVFAITNNAYGPSSKFLKGYGAADDLRIQEKQFFHSSLERANGTILNFPTAPYMWQDDQASFETATSGKDLPIYTYPDVLLMAAEAIALSEGVTAEAVDYLSQVRARAYWRTDPAVIRQQLGSLPADQFVKEVWKERYRELVFEGRQWFDIQRTRMFPVPAGTNDGNINFEAVIGHANDKGAIILEKNLLLPIPTDELQRNPLLEQNPGY from the coding sequence ATGAAACCGACTATAATATTACTAATCATCACGCTCGCCATGATGACTTCCTGTAAAAAATTTCTGGAAGAAAATCCGAAGGATGAACTTGCCGGCAACCAGTATTTTACCCAACCCGAGCATGCTACTAATGCTGTAAACGGCTTGTACCGAAATGGAGCTCCACAGCTGTATGATGGTGCAGGGGCTCATTATTCCGGCTCCAAGATGTTTTTTGGCCCTTATCTTACCGGATATATAGACAATGATTTCAAGGGGCAGGAAGTACATGTACAGCATGCACAGAATATGACCTTTAATGCAACGAATCTATCCACTTATTTTCACGATATATGGAGTACTCTGTACAGGGGGATATCCAGAGCAAATAATGCGATCAAATATATCCCGACAACACCGGGACTGTCTGATATCCAACGCAGTCAGTTGCTGGCAGAAGCTTATTTTTTCAGAGCACAGGGATATTTTCAACTGGTCAGGATGTTTGGTGATGTCCCTTTAATAACCGAGCCTTATGAGAATCTGGAAAACATCAATGTGAAGCGTACACCAGTAAAAGATGTGTATACTTTGATTGTACAGGATCTGACTTTTGCTGTCAATCAGGGAAATCTTCCGGATAAGACGATGTCCGCAAATGCAGGCAGAGTAAGTAAAGGTACGGCTGCAACGCTGTTGGCCGATGTCTATCTGACTATGAGCGGATACCCGTTACAGCAGAATGAATATGCTAAAAGTGCGGCCATAGCACGTGCCATTATCAGGAGTGGCGTTTATCAGCTCACTACACACTATCGTAATCCGGACGGATCTGTCAACCTGAAAAGTACAGCCTATAACAAATTACGTCTGGTCGACAATGTCAGCAACGAGTATATTTATTCCTATGAGTTTACTGTAGGCATATCGACTTCCACGCATGCACATTGGGCTTTTCCAACGATATCTACTTCTGCTACTGTATTTGCGATTACCAATAATGCTTATGGTCCTTCGTCTAAATTTCTGAAAGGCTATGGTGCTGCAGATGATCTTCGTATACAGGAAAAGCAGTTTTTTCATTCCTCACTGGAAAGGGCAAACGGAACGATCCTTAATTTTCCGACTGCGCCTTACATGTGGCAGGATGATCAGGCATCATTTGAGACAGCGACCTCAGGCAAAGATTTACCGATATATACCTATCCTGATGTCTTGTTGATGGCGGCAGAGGCGATAGCACTTTCGGAAGGTGTCACAGCAGAAGCGGTGGATTACCTCAGTCAGGTAAGAGCAAGGGCGTACTGGAGGACAGATCCGGCTGTTATCCGCCAGCAACTGGGCAGTCTTCCGGCAGATCAGTTTGTAAAGGAAGTCTGGAAAGAGCGTTATCGCGAACTTGTATTTGAAGGGAGACAATGGTTTGATATACAGCGCACAAGGATGTTTCCGGTTCCTGCAGGTACTAATGACGGAAATATTAATTTTGAAGCGGTGATAGGACATGCAAATGATAAAGGAGCCATCATTCTGGAGAAAAACCTTTTGTTGCCTATTCCTACAGATGAATTACAGCGAAATCCGCTTCTGGAGCAAAATCCGGGATATTAA